The genomic segment gtttgattgagaaaattgtgcatttaatgtcgtttacttccattttacaGTTTTtctgtgatttagaagtgatcgggaGAAACCAAGCGAAAAAAGAAGTCAAAAAGTggtcaaattgaagaaatgaaaaaaatggctAGAAGTGCAAAAACTTGGCAGTTTTGTAAATCTGAAAATATGGGGTTGTTTTGGTCTTATTTTGATTGGAAAAGTTGGGGAATTACAAAAGCAGGACTTGGGGTAaattactttcatttttggccatATTTCCAAGCCTTGGAAGCTAGGGTTCTACAACCAacactttggaagagaagattgGAGCACTTTAATGAGCAAACTCTTaacctttcttcaattccttgttatgtattgcatatttaagtgtgttacattttattctctcacttgaatcttgtttatgagaaTATTCATTATCAAATGTTGAATTAAATCTcttattttgcttatgtattgaacaatttttattgctaatgaagCGGGTCTTCGTTTCTTTAACTAATCTTGATCGTTAATgcttcttaagggattagctagcCCTAGGACTCACTCATTTACTTCAATTTGAGCTcggaaaaggaaaatttaggttgggaaagattaattaacaaggatttggggctttaaacccatctaataacttgaacTAGGAATAATAAAGTtaacttgagattcaattggtaatgcttaatatcacactctaaaaCTTGGAAAAGTATAGAGTGAAAttaattgatttggttggaagactttcaatgagattttagaaaccattatctattaacataaactggttcttagttgtaaaattgtaaaatacattggatcgttattgagagtaatttcccttgtatccattcttgtggccattgatcattttacttgctttctaggttagttttatctttgttagtttttaaaacaaaaaatcaactattgaaaaagtgtttggcttaacttagttggtgataaatcctttactttcttaatTGCCTTTATATTATTCTCTgtggattcgaccccgactcataattgggtaaattatattgcaacGTTTGGCTTAACTTAGTTAGTAATAAATCATTTACTTTCTTAATCGCCTTTATATTATTCTCTAtggattcgaccccgactcataattgggtaaattatattgcgacggccgtgtacactttctctttgagtagtggatttggacgttaaaTATTTCTTAGTTTCTCTTATGCCTTCCATATTGGTTCCTATAATTAGCATGTCATCAACGTAAAGACATACTATCACTCCATAATTctttgtgaatttggaataaATACATTTATCCGCTCCATTGTGTTTAAAACCATTTGATAATATAACACATTCAAATTTTTCATGCCACTGTTTTGGAGCTTGTTTTAACCCATACAATGATTTTACCAATTAAAAACCTTCTTCTCATTTTCTGGAAGCACGAACCCTTCGGGTTGCTCCATGTACACTTCTTCATCAAGATCACcatttaaaaatgttttttttaacaTTCATTTGATGGACATATAAATATAGATTGATGCCAATGCAAACAACACTCTTATTGAGGTAATTCTTGCTATAGGAGCATAAGTGTCAAAGTGATCTACTGATGCTTTTTGTCTAAATCCTTTGGCTACTAATCTAGCCTTAAAGGTTTGTGGAGAACCATCAGTATTAAACTTTCTTTTAAGCACCCATTTACACCCAATAGGTTCAGTATTAGGGGCTAAATCTGCCAATACCAACGTACCATTTGATATAAGAAAATTCATTTCATCATTTATAGCTTCTTTCTAGAAAGTCGAATCCCGGGAAGCCACAACATCACTATAAGTTTTAGGATCCTCTTCTAAATACAAAATAATaggtattttatttaatttctcaTCTCTACTTCCTTCCACCAAGAAGATTATagcttgagaagaaataaaatcaacatCTAAGTTCTTCTCCTTTCTTACTCTTTGGCTTCTCCTTGGTTCATCAAGAGATTCAATTGCCTTTCTTTTATTGTTAAAAGAAGAACTAGGATCAGAATAGTTATTCAAAGTTATTGCATTATCATGTGTCATTGTAGAACAATTGGGTTACTACACGATTAGTAatttcataacctccttatgaattgtttaaatcACCAATAAACTTTGTTTCCAAGAACTCAACATCTTTTGATTCAACAATAACTTTAGACTCGTTTTCCAATAATCTATATGTCTTTGAGTTCTCAGCATATCCTACACATATAATTTTAATTCCTTCAGCTCCCTATTTTGTTCTTTTAGGACTTGGAATCCTTTAATAGGCTAAGCAGCCCCACATCCTTAAGATTGTTAGAAAAGTATGTTTTAGGAGTGGGGAAGAAATAATCTGGCTTTGATAGAGTAATCTCTGTAATTAAGGAATTTAAGTTTCCCACTTTGTTGCTGCAGGGATGGTGACAAATTCCTTCAGGATTTACAAAGCCAACGAAATTCAAGTTTCAGGAATTAACTGGAATTCCCCATAGAACAAAATGTTGTGATCTTTAGTGAAAGCAATATAGAGAAGAAGAGAAAGTCTGTAAATTGTACATCCTTTTTCTGAAGCAGTGCCAGATACTTATAATACCTTAAGAATCTGTTCGCAACAGACACATCTATTCAAAGAGACTTTTCGTAAAAAGCACATCTTtagagtgattttttttttctcttttctgatAAGAGCGACTTTTTCTCCTGAAAAAAATAACTTTCTTCTCTTTGAGCTAATCCACTAGCACTAAGTAATATAACAATTAACCCCAACTATTTTCTCCATGAGGTAGATAATCCACCACTACTCCCATCATTATATGGTTGTAACTCCCACACCTGCATGCAGGATCTGCCCCATAAGTTTTCCCCATGATGGCAATTGATTAAAGTCATTTCTTTTATAACCCTACCACTTTCTAATTACTACTATTAATAAAAGGGAATCGAGGAGCTTCCCGTCAAAGTGAATTGACGGAAAAGCCTCACTCTCAATGATATTTTCGAAATTACCCGGTCAGCCAAAAAGCTGCGCCTGAAGCTCTTTTACGCCTATAGGCCCTCACTccctgcattttttttttttttaaagacgtGGATCCCATCTCTTCTTTTGATCGACAATTCATTCTGCTTTCTTCCATGAGCAtcaacatttttttgtgcggactGCCCTTCAAaagcattggtctttaatttttgcccctcagagtggtggtggtctttaatttttgtccttcgcctaatacctcaaggttctgggttcgaaccccaggttagtaaaaaaaaaaaagaaaaaaatttttttgcaaGGGAGAGTTTTgctgcaaaactctacctcaggcagaattttgaataaCTCTACCTGCCAGTAGAGTTTTGCATTTAAAATTCtgcctgaggcctaactttgctacaaaactctgtcttgcgaattttttttacgTTTTTTTGACTAAgtcggggttcgaaccccaaacctcatggtattaggcaaaaggcaaaaattaaagaccaccaatttgaggggaaaaaattaaagacctccccaaaataagggcattcctgcgaattgcccgagTATCAATTTCTAATATTTGATATTCTACTAAATATTTTTAGATTAGTTTTAAAGTTTCATAGAAACTGAtgcattaattttttaattaaaatcatgatagtaaaattataaattaaggATAGAATGATTATTTTGTCCTATATCTTTTGTCCTATATCTATCCCATTGTGTATGACACAATTGCTATAAGAAAATTTTAACAAGAATTTCAttatgaatttaaatttattttattaattttcatcacaaaaaaatttatgaaatttgaaggttgaaattcaaaacaaaaaataaatagctTGACCCAACGAGAGGTGATAGTACTTCTATAACTAAATGTCGAATTTAATTATTTGTCACACAAATTATCCATAGTTTAGTcttaaattcataaattaataattaatatctagatattttattattttgtaaaagattataatgagatattttaatatttctaATAGCATCACTTTTAAATTTCATCCTAATTTTTCGTCATTTAAATATTGTGTTACACTGAATAATCATGAAGCGATATCTTTGAAAAGAATTATAGTCAccatgttgggcccgtgctcaAAGACAGGTTCCATCTAAGCAGAATGCTTACTTTCATATTAGCATTTGAGTAATTGCCattagaaaaattgaagaattgagaaggtttattaattaaattaagattaaaaaaaagtatttagcAAAAATAATTCAACAAAAGGTTGAGTATGCTCTTGCCAACTGTAGCCGAGAAATGTCAGGATTAAGTTACTTTGTTACTTCTAAATATTTTTGATTTATGCTTAGGGCTTGTAAATATTGAACATATTATACCATTTTTAACTAAGATCGAAAAACATATTTAgcaaaaataattcaaaaaaatgTTGAGCATGCTCTTGCCAACTGTAGCTGAGAAATGACAGGATTAAGTTACTTTATTACTtctaaatattttcaaattatgCTTAGGATCAGTCAATATTGATTATATTATAGTACATGAATCATTTTTAATATCTTTCACtttctctttaaatttttcttagATAGGCCAAAAAGGATTGGTTGAAAGTTTCAGATAACATATAATAGAATAATATAATTTTGTTCATGTTGAGCCTGGTGCAAAGCCCGGACTATGATttctagtagtataaataaaggaatgatatgtgatgatacaTCCGAAAGAAAGAATAAAGTTGTCttatattgttttcttgttttcatCTTTATATTATTGTTTTGAGCTTAATTTTACTACACATCATTTTCTAGCAATTTTTTACCCAGCTTGGATGTACTGTCTGGCTATTTGGgctcaactttttaaaataagttacaAGCGTCTAAAGTAATTTTTGCCAGCagtttcaattattttatatatatatatctgttaTATTAAGTTAATTCTTTTTGGGAAAGCAAGCTGACAAGTTTCTCTTTACTTTTCATTATTATCCTATTTCCGTCAAAAGTGTTAGCAAATTGAATTGGTACAACATCGTCAACTTGCAAAAGAAAGACTAAAGAACAAAAGCAAAAGGGAAGTCGCCATGTTATTCAAGTCATGTTGCAATATTATGACACGAaagaggaatatatatatatatatatatatatatatatatatatatatatatatatatatcatggaagaaaagaaatgcaaaAAACTATAGACACCCGTGATGTAACAGCTCAACTATTGTCCGCTTTAGGCTTAAGTTCGCACGACCTTACACTAGAACCTGAGGCTTGCTTCCTTACATATTCAATATTTCTTTTGTGTTTTGTCGATGTGGGATTTTCTTAAGGTGTTACATACGCACCTCCCTCCCCCGTCCCCGCGTCTCCCAAAGCATCCTCGCCGATGTTTGTTCCATCATCGTTCAAGGTTGCATGCAGAGTGGTTTTGATATCATATGTAATAGCCCAACCCATTAGTAATATTGCCAGCTTTAGGTCTAGGTCCGCATGATTTTAAGACACGTCACTAAAATTTGAGGCTTGCTTCATTATAGATCCATCATCCTTTCCGTATTTTGTCAAAGTGGGATTTGCctatggaagaaaagaaatgcatATGCAAAATACAAGTATGCGACAAACCTAAAGGCCCTCAAGAATAATTAACTACTTAAAGTTAAGTCCAGTACTTTATTCTTTGGGATTAATGGAACTTGCTACACTTGCTCATTGAGTTGTCCCAGCAGGTAGTTGGCACCGGTTCATGCACCTACGCTATAAAAGATACTTGACAAGATATTTTGCACACTAAAGGGCTTTAATATGCCATGTTATTGAAATTTGAAAGTCATCGATCGCTTCGTCACTTAAAGTGATAAAAGCAAGGTAAAGTGAGAAGTTATCGTTTCATGGGTCCAGCCACGAGCTTCAAAAGCGTACAGAACCAAAAAATGCGATCAGCAACCAGAATTTTCACCAATAAGATTCAAGATATAACAAAGTAGTTAAACATACCAAGAAAAGTCAGAGTATTTAACATTaattatatgcatataaaaaatagttttaactAATTTTTTCAAGAAGGGGTTCATTATAGTACCCTTGCTCCGCCCATGGCGGTGGTTCTTTGACATTATCATTTATTTTCGCACTTTCGGCTTCTAAAAACATCGGtaacatacaaaaaaaaaaaaaaaaaaaaaaaaaaaaaaaaaaatcaccatgCCCCGGAAAAAAAGAGACGGCAAGTTTACCTCCATAGATATTTTGTTAAttagaacttatatatagaaaacaaaaaatagcGTGCACCAAAGAGCTATAAATAGAGCAAGATAGCAACCAGttattcaacttggccaattgaCTCATGGAGAAGAAGGTGggatttccaaaaatagcaGTGGCAGTATTCATACTGAAGGGAAATAAATTGCTGATGGGCAAACGTCGAGATTGCGTTGCTCATTCTTATTTTTCAGTTCCTAGTGGTCATCTTGAGTTTGGGTATGTATAGTTCCTTCATATTATTGATCATCTCTCTCTCACTCACACACAAATCTAATTAGTATTGCAGTAATGTACTCGCACATGATGTTTACATTGAACTAATGAATACAAGATATATGTGTCGCTTACccacacttttttttccttaagtTAGATCATAATTATTATAAACATCTTTTCAGACTAGATCAtctacttcaaatatttttttaatttaatccAAACTCCCCGGATATATGCTCTTGAAGGGAACATAAACCAattatttatgaacataatTAGAGGGGAACATAAACCAAAACCTCCAAGAACATCAAAGCTTACAAATATACTTAGCATATATATGCAGCAGTCTAGGGGTGtgcatggaccgggttggttcggttttttcaaataccaaaccaaaccaattgcatcgggtttttaaatctataaaccaaaccaaactaacacAAGTCGGGTTTTTCAATCTCTGGTTTTCTCGATTTTTTCGGGTTGCTCGGGTTTTTTGGGTAAAgttttcatacaaaacatataacttgtacttcaaatatttctttagtcctagtaagatacaactatctaattaagatattttctaagaaaataatacaaaatgtgagatgagagATGATATTGCACTacaatattcaacaacaacaaaaaaaaaaaagtaatgaaaacacataaaataaaatgatcataatctaaaagtactaagtcatgctataaTAACTACGGCTAATTTATAAGGAATATAGAAAAtaatcataatctaaaagtccAAAGTAATgttaaaataagtacggctaataagtattaattatgtgactaaatattaaagaaaaaaatcaaattaagttatgtatatTCACTGTCTAAACCAATATAAAtttaaagaatagatatccaacattattgtcattcctcgtgttagaattgaattacttttgttaacattagtattgatttgatttttgttgggttttatttgagttactaatatctacgggctataaaacttattggaccattcaaaattctaattccaagcttgaaataatatgttaaaagataaaaaaaaaactatgaaaatgtttaagaaatatttataaattacattatcaataaagatttttatgtataaaatattgttaaaattgtatacatgtaatgtcgggttggtttggttcggttcggtttgattttttttagttaaaaccaaaccaaccaAACCAATAGTGGTCGgctttttctttctaaaactaAACAAGtcaaaaccaaaccactagtcggggtTTTTCCTTGGTTTGGTTCGGATTGTTGGTTTGGTGTAGTTTATCGGTTTCCTTTGTACAACCCTATGCAACACTTATCACTTGATCATAGTTAATTAAATGATATGTATTTTAAGAATAAATTGCTTGGTTTTATATGAAACAGATAAGTATTGAatgctttttttctttctagcaTTGAATGCTTTGCTAAACAGTTAGAAGCAAATTTCTTCTCTTGTTGGAGAGGTCACAACTCACAACTCACAATTAAGTAGTATGTTGCGTAATTGCAAGTGGTTGAGTGATGGCAAATGAAAGTAATTTCATTATACTTGGCTGGACACTTTATCATGATTTCAGGTTCAAACCCCTTATTTCAGATGCTCTATACTTCAAAATTAATCCCTGAACCAAGAAGGCTTGTTGTAATTACTTTGATAAGTGATATGATTGTGTAGATTTTTGTTACGTCTGCCGGCGTGGACAATATttagttgaagttggaaattaaacaagtatttaaaaattgaaattgtgTTTAGATATAAATTTAACtagaaaaaaaagttgataaTTTGTGTAAACACTCTTATTTCACCTGAAATATTCCTCAGACCTGTTTTCAACATCATTCTTACTTTTCAGTTAATCCTCTTTGAATTAAGTACTATAGTCAAATCTCTTTATAACATCGTTGTTTGTACGTATATTTCTTGGTTGCTAAAGCaaaatgttattatagagaacatataataaAACATTACATGAAAAATCGATTCCAAAAAAACTTGACCattactattatagaagatgattGTTATTAAGAGATCTGACTGTATCTGCGTATCTGTTTTCTTAATTTTCAAGGGAGAGCTTTGAGGAATGTGCAGCAAGAGAAGTGAAGGAGGAAACAGGTTTGAACATCATGAAGATAGAAATACTAAAGGTGACAAACAACCTCTTCTTAGACGATGAGCCAAATCTCGCAGCACACTACGTAGTCATCCTAGTACGCTCTGTATTGGCTGATCCAAATCAAATTCCCCAAAATCTTGAGCCACAAAAATGTGATGGATGGGAATGGTACGACTGGGAAAATCTTCCAGAGCCTCTTATTACACATTTTAGAAATGCCATTAAAGAAGGATTCAACCCTTTTCAAGACAATTTCAAAGAGTAGTAGTAACCATCCACGTCTTGCTTTTTGTCTAATCAATAAATACGTCTAATGACTTGTGAAGACGATCTCAATTCAATGCCTTGTATGactactctatatatatattttaaaactttttctttttaattacataGGGGTAGGGGAAAAGGATTACAAGATGGGGAAttgaaccctcaccaacaaggtgaaagttcatgtagccaaccaactgagctactaacaTCCCCCTACTATATATGTTCCAACTTTTGCTACACATGTTTAAATTGGTAcgtagtttaaaaaataaatgaagattTTCTAAACTTATGGTCTAAAATATATAATGTGAAATGTTAGAATTGAAAAattactaaaaagaaaagtaagaaacataaACCGAAACATGGggaatattatataaatatctaGTTATTTGAGATTGCAACTTAAGGAAAAAAAGTGCCCTTGATAAAAGACTAAAGGAATAGGAAATGATTACCAGTAATAAAGCATAGGCTAATACGAGCTGACCAGAAGAAGCAAGACTTAGATTACCAGAAGAAGCAAGACTTAGATTGCCAAATCCTAGACATAATCGTTCTAGAGATGGAGAACTCCTTGCCTTCCCTTTTTGCACCTATGCTTTTGTCCTGCTCACCTACGGCTTACAGCTTTTTAGTTGTTatacctcgtagttttgtacgttaagATTCGTCGTATGTTAGTTGTCCCAGTCTTAGACCTCAGGATTATTTCGAGGTTATACGATATTAGACATGCCTATGGTTGCATCTCGTATTTTCATTCAACATATACACGACTAAGTTGAGGTTGATGAATGCACTCAAATATAAGACATGAGATTTGGGCAAATAAAAACGAGCTGCTTGCTTACCCGACGTGCATGTTTCACCTACTTACTTCCCGTCCTACTTGCTTGAACTACTTGATACGTACCTTAACTACGAAGTAAGAATGAGACACGTGTTAAATTGAACGGGCTAGCAAGTGACGCCTATTAATAAAGCAAGTAGGTGACAAGTAGGTGTGTCACCTACTAGCTAAAATGAAAGGCTAAGTTTAATCCACCCAAAAAGGGGTCAAGGGGGTCGGCCAAAGGGGACCCCTTTAAAAGAGTTGATCatatctttttccttcattattTTCCAGATTCTAAGACACCAAAAGAAACTCCATATGCTCTCTCTACAAACTGTTCTGCCTAAAACCTAAGGAAATTCTCAAGAAAACCTCTTCTTTCTTCGATTAAAATTGGAGAATTAGTTCTAACCTTGAAGAACCCAAGCAAAGGAGGCTGATTCTCTCCAAGGCAAGTTGCTGCCCTTGTTTTGTCCCTTGAAGATCCGATTTAGGTCAGAAAGTCCTCTCTTCTTTATGTATTTAAGTTCATCTAAGTTCTACCTAGTTTGTGTGGTGAAAAATTTGTGAAGTAGAGGTTGGAAATTGGGTGGAGATTGTTGTGGTGTTACGAACTACTTGGAGTAGAATAATGTTATCATATGGTTGGTTCATGTAAGGATTGACTTGAGTATATTGTAGTTAAGCTTATTGGAGTCTTAACTAGGTTGTGgaatgtcacgacctattttacctaagtcgtgcgggcacttactttcccacctcggtaagcgaaccctcaatccaataatgaataaatacataaaaggatGAACATTAAGCAACAGAATAGAACAAATaagtaagtctcacgatatatatatatacatatacatatacatacatacatacatacatacatatatatatatatagtagaaaagTGCAGAATGACGATAAACACctccagggtctagtctgaataacacaAGAGTATCTAAAGGggaataatacaatctggaatactaatacataaagtgtctagtctctgaatagaatagggcataaatatagaaagtcttcaaggcagcggacgaccatgctcaccctggaaactcgagagaAAGTCAGCGACGATCACCACGCGTCACGGAAGGGATTTGACCTaatactcgcattcataaaagaatgcaagtAAGTGCAGTCAAGACAAACAACAAGATCGGCAGCATCATcgggccgactaagcatagctaacacaattcagataaataagcagataagcaaataaaccagcAAGTATAAGACAATGCAATCAATTCCAATTAttcgtcatcacctatgtagaacatctaatcccaaatatgccaagtctgaaggtatccaatccaatccaacatcacaatacaacactaaacatctcaatcaagtcataatgcaatgcaaagaatggtatgaatgcaatgcaatgccatgcaaatgcggtgtacacatgtgctatggacgaaaat from the Lycium ferocissimum isolate CSIRO_LF1 chromosome 11, AGI_CSIRO_Lferr_CH_V1, whole genome shotgun sequence genome contains:
- the LOC132036431 gene encoding nudix hydrolase 1-like, with product MEKKVGFPKIAVAVFILKGNKLLMGKRRDCVAHSYFSVPSGHLEFGESFEECAAREVKEETGLNIMKIEILKVTNNLFLDDEPNLAAHYVVILVRSVLADPNQIPQNLEPQKCDGWEWYDWENLPEPLITHFRNAIKEGFNPFQDNFKE